In a single window of the Dreissena polymorpha isolate Duluth1 chromosome 3, UMN_Dpol_1.0, whole genome shotgun sequence genome:
- the LOC127870843 gene encoding uncharacterized protein LOC127870843 isoform X1, translating to MEDETIESLSIKLCTVLDDIGVTEKLINFRRYVCTLREVYFASLNDHNKAVLHTFGSQMEGSTTLGMRSDLDNLCQATWMTAYTELKDCRQTNIDSFLAIKTTTLCPQFYSLQYVMQLPGNILFPARKESCEFLLLELPIIGCMFMLDEEDRVVLSNQIYLNSCFQDMILVHPNDKYHQHGPAQNLNDNEDYVDAVQCPNLPVECQVLFSRPKPGHWPKKVTITKAKECGVFFIYPGNIGHTFTYNVERSMVLMNVNYQRNIASRQFIVSTNKIELLLMCDLNIVQMKAYILTKMIRKQFLKPIVGDQLSTFHVKTALLFTVEKYPMEIWNTENLVNCVLFSAFSAKTILSTLYHCRC from the coding sequence ATGGAAGATGAAACGATCGAGTCGTTGTCGATCAAACTGTGTACGGTGTTGGATGATATTGGAGTGACTGAAAAACTGATAAACTTCAGAAGGTATGTCTGCACTCTGCGCGAGGTTTACTTTGCAAGTCTGAATGATCATAACAAGGCTGTATTACACACATTTGGTAGCCAAATGGAGGGATCTACCACACTCGGCATGCGTTCAGACCTTGATAACCTGTGCCAAGCCACCTGGATGACTGCATACACAGAACTGAAGGATTGCCGACAAACCAATATTGACTCATTTCTTGCAATAAAAACGACAACGTTGTGTCCACAATTTTACAGTCTACAGTATGTTATGCAACTACCAGGCAATATACTTTTTCCTGCCCGAAAAGAATCATGTGAATTTTTATTATTGGAACTTCCTATTATAGGCTGTATGTTTATGCTAGATGAAGAAGATCGTGTAGTGCTTTCCAATCAGATTTATTTAAATTCTTGTTTTCAAGATATGATTCTTGTTCACCCGAACGATAAATACCACCAACACGGACCGGCGCAAAATCTTAATGACAATGAAGACTATGTTGATGCTGTACAATGTCCAAATTTGCCAGTTGAATGTCAAGTTTTGTTTTCTAGACCAAAGCCTGGTCATTGGCCTAAAAAGGTCACAATAACGAAGGCGAAAGAGTGTGGAGTTTTCTTTATTTACCCGGGAAATATCGGACACACATTTACGTATAACGTTGAACGTTCAATGGTTTTAATGAATGTAAATTATCAAAGAAACATCGCATCACGTCAATTTATAGTTTCTACGAACAAGATAGAACTTTTGCTGATGTGTGACCTCAACATTGTACAAATGAAGGCATACATTCTCACAAAAATGATACGTAAACAATTCCTAAAACCTATCGTAGGCGATCAACTGAGTACCTTTCATGTAAAAACGGCTCTGCTATTCACAGTCGAAAAATACCCAATGGAAATATGGAACACCGAAAACCTTGTGAATTGTGTACTTTTTTCTGCGTTTTCTGCAAAGACGATATTGTCCACATTATACCATTGCCggtgttaa
- the LOC127870843 gene encoding uncharacterized protein LOC127870843 isoform X2, with protein sequence MSRECYWYVTMIRLSEVFDSQLKAYFVQNRKQHTTQKFRTLMKQFAKNLEQSISNRGKYLFELEFLYRKLLNTMATTDASAKIADKKPITDYIYEMYKSSLRSGQICIYLKYASMLVCIHDNDRAVTLLKDIESMITSDMVQISMLPEKKCVKPVIDRAQSLAPHEIAKILAAKIIMNVEFTTLEMNCAPSHLMYEMYKILTEDDDRVRCNKISKEIAVIDAKPFLYYLQYLAHEETEGKYSSKIKLFNYIESLDIRPVGLFDTAYNLKGHIFELENEASKTWQAYVTSATLVPRNNAAYWHMCRLFSQYVADKSPYERTK encoded by the coding sequence ATGTCAAGAGAGTGTTATTGGTATGTTACCATGATACGATTGTCGGAAGTTTTTGATAGTCAATTAAAGGCATATTTTGTCCAGAATAGAAAACAACATACGACGCAAAAGTTCCGAACACTGATGAAACAGTTTGCTAAAAACTTGGAACAGTCAATTTCAAACCGGGGAAAATACCTTTTTGAACTTGAATTCTTATATCGAAAACTCCTCAACACAATGGCTACCACAGACGCATCTGCCAAAATAGCTGATAAGAAACCCATCACTGACTACATTTACGAAATGTACAAAAGTTCCTTGAGGTCAGGCCAAATctgtatttatttgaaatatgcatCAATGCTTGTCTGCATACATGATAATGATAGAGCCGTGACTTTGCTTAAGGATATTGAGAGCATGATTACATCAGATATGGTTCAAATCTCAATGCTACCTGAAAAGAAATGTGTAAAACCAGTGATTGACAGAGCTCAAAGTCTGGCGCCACATGAAATTGCCAAGATTTTAGCAGCAAAGATTATAATGAATGTAGAATTCACAACGCTCGAAATGAATTGTGCTCCAAGTCATTTAATGTATGAAATGTACAAGATATTAACAGAAGATGATGACAGGGTGCGATGTAATAAAATCTCGAAGGAGATTGCTGTCATTGACGCCAAACCGTTCCTGTACTACCTGCAGTATCTTGCACACGAAGAGACTGAAGGTAAATATTCTTCCAAGATTAAACTTTTTAACTATATAGAGTCGCTTGATATTCGTCCCGTGGGTCTTTTCGATACGGCATACAACTTGAAGGGACATATTTTTGAATTGGAAAATGAAGCATCAAAGACTTGGCAAGCTTACGTTACTTCAGCGACATTAGTACCTCGCAACAACGCAGCTTACTGGCATATGTGCCGGCTGTTCAGTCAATATGTAGCTGACAAATCGCCATATGAAAGGACAAAATAA